A single genomic interval of Pirellulales bacterium harbors:
- a CDS encoding sigma-70 family RNA polymerase sigma factor, with translation MATTDSPIAAPALLPDGVLKSREGSMQSESTSQRPTLECFRSYVVLLARSYWNPRLQGKLDPSDVVQQTLMQAWQGLDEFRGQTDGECRAWLRRILTRCVADLARGFARDKRAVTKECSLDAMVTESSGRLEAWLDDQQSSPQERAERDEQLVQLADALEALPEAQQEAIALHHLHGLSIAEIGPLIDRTPSAVAGLLKRGLRALRGQIESRE, from the coding sequence GTGGCGACGACAGATTCGCCGATCGCCGCGCCCGCTTTGCTCCCCGACGGCGTCTTGAAGAGTAGGGAAGGTTCGATGCAGTCGGAATCCACCAGTCAACGGCCGACGCTGGAGTGCTTTCGCAGCTACGTCGTGCTGCTGGCCCGTTCGTATTGGAACCCGCGGCTGCAAGGAAAGCTCGATCCGTCCGACGTGGTGCAGCAAACGCTCATGCAGGCCTGGCAAGGTTTGGATGAGTTTCGCGGCCAGACGGATGGCGAATGCCGGGCGTGGCTGCGAAGAATCCTGACGCGGTGCGTGGCGGACTTGGCCCGCGGCTTTGCTAGGGACAAGCGCGCGGTGACAAAGGAATGCTCGTTGGACGCGATGGTGACGGAATCTTCCGGGAGGTTAGAGGCGTGGTTGGACGATCAGCAATCCTCTCCCCAGGAGCGCGCCGAGCGCGACGAGCAGTTGGTGCAATTGGCCGACGCGCTCGAGGCCCTGCCCGAGGCGCAGCAAGAGGCCATCGCGCTGCACCACCTGCACGGGCTGAGCATTGCCGAGATCGGACCGTTAATCGACCGTACGCCGTCGGCAGTAGCGGGGCTGCTCAAACGCGGCTTACGCGCGCTTCGCGGGCAGATCGAATCGAGGGAATAG
- a CDS encoding peroxidase family protein has protein sequence MVLRISFRARTFRSHSRSTKNRPPKGGQSPFAARTSQTGTVPGRSSRRRARLAMEALEPRSMMSATAMRSISEIGNNIADPTEGTAGIDLLRIAPAGYADGISTPSLPTDISARAISNIVNSQADPNNPGQDLNTVDQQNLSDFGYAFGQFMDHDMDLTPDGGASFPISVAAGDPIGPNALPFTRAQTDPLTGTSTSNPLQQVTDVTAFLDLSQVYGSDQATADALRTMSGGLMKTSPGNDLPYDNTTYFTAQQLAAMNASLGGMQNAGALLTNELFATGDIRGNENLELTALQTLFVRNHNLIATELQEQHPDLTDDQLYQEARKLNIAEYQAIVYDEWIPAVLGKNALAPYQGYNPNVNPSIATEFSTVAFRFGHSLLSGGIERDNNQGRPIADVNSAGSAIPLSEDFFDPNLLNPAGVLDPVTGHISSDIGPVLKADADQNSQAMDVMAINDVRNLLFGNFGAGGQDLIARDIQRGRDDGIPSYNAVRAAYGLAPVTSFAQITSDVQVQQELSLAYQGNVNNIDAFEGGLAEDHVRGSDVGPLFQAIMVDQFTRLRDGDRFFYINESFTPDEMKIFQQGNTLARVIEANTNVTNLQPDVFIFATSISGHISLTSSMFGRGPCLDAAGAAGTAGVTVNLYDSSGNLAATTTTDAQGNYKFTGLSLDTYIVKAMLTVGGKATTFSRSVALTRGIAITGIDLGLQIDLGDHDSRGYPFGGDGGFGGFGRGDGWSHWFM, from the coding sequence ATGGTGCTTCGCATTTCGTTCCGCGCGCGCACTTTCCGATCCCACTCTCGCTCCACGAAGAACCGTCCGCCGAAAGGGGGACAGTCCCCTTTTGCTGCGCGGACTTCGCAAACGGGGACAGTCCCCGGCCGAAGCTCGCGCCGCCGCGCGCGATTGGCGATGGAAGCGCTCGAGCCGCGGTCGATGATGAGCGCGACAGCAATGCGCTCGATTAGCGAAATCGGCAACAACATCGCCGATCCGACGGAGGGAACGGCCGGGATCGACCTTCTCCGGATTGCCCCAGCCGGTTATGCCGATGGGATTAGCACGCCGTCGCTGCCGACGGACATCAGCGCTCGCGCGATCAGCAATATCGTCAATAGCCAGGCCGATCCGAACAACCCGGGGCAAGACCTGAATACAGTCGATCAGCAGAACCTGTCCGATTTCGGCTACGCCTTCGGGCAATTCATGGACCACGACATGGATTTAACCCCGGATGGCGGCGCATCGTTTCCAATATCGGTCGCAGCCGGAGACCCCATCGGGCCGAACGCGCTTCCGTTCACTCGCGCGCAGACTGATCCACTCACTGGCACGAGCACCAGCAATCCGCTCCAGCAAGTGACCGACGTTACGGCGTTCCTCGATTTGTCGCAGGTCTACGGTTCCGATCAGGCCACGGCCGACGCGCTGCGAACGATGAGTGGCGGGCTGATGAAGACCAGCCCCGGCAATGATCTGCCCTACGATAACACGACCTATTTCACCGCGCAACAACTCGCCGCGATGAACGCGTCGCTGGGCGGCATGCAGAATGCGGGAGCGCTTCTGACGAACGAACTCTTCGCTACCGGCGACATCCGCGGAAACGAAAACCTCGAGCTGACGGCGCTGCAAACGCTGTTCGTCCGCAATCACAATCTGATCGCCACGGAGCTTCAGGAACAGCATCCGGACTTGACTGACGATCAACTTTATCAAGAAGCCCGCAAGCTCAACATCGCCGAATATCAGGCGATCGTCTACGACGAATGGATTCCGGCGGTGCTCGGTAAGAACGCCCTGGCGCCATATCAAGGATACAATCCGAACGTCAATCCGAGCATCGCCACGGAATTCTCGACCGTGGCGTTCCGTTTTGGCCACAGCCTGTTGAGTGGCGGAATCGAGCGCGACAACAACCAGGGCCGGCCCATCGCCGACGTCAACTCGGCCGGCTCGGCGATCCCCTTGTCCGAGGATTTCTTCGATCCGAATCTCCTCAATCCGGCCGGCGTGCTAGACCCGGTGACCGGGCATATCTCATCGGACATCGGCCCGGTTCTTAAGGCAGACGCCGACCAAAACTCGCAGGCCATGGACGTCATGGCGATCAACGACGTGCGCAACTTGTTGTTCGGCAACTTCGGCGCCGGCGGTCAGGACCTGATCGCGCGCGATATCCAGCGCGGCCGCGACGATGGGATCCCGAGCTACAATGCCGTGCGGGCCGCTTATGGATTGGCGCCGGTGACGAGCTTTGCGCAGATCACGAGCGACGTTCAGGTCCAGCAGGAACTCTCGTTGGCCTATCAGGGCAACGTTAACAACATCGACGCCTTCGAGGGCGGCCTGGCAGAGGATCACGTCCGTGGTTCCGATGTCGGCCCGCTTTTCCAAGCGATCATGGTCGATCAGTTTACGCGCCTCCGCGACGGCGACCGCTTCTTCTATATCAACGAGAGCTTCACCCCCGATGAAATGAAGATTTTCCAACAAGGAAACACGCTCGCCAGGGTGATCGAGGCAAACACCAACGTCACGAACCTGCAACCCGATGTGTTCATTTTTGCCACGTCGATCAGCGGCCACATCTCGCTGACGTCGAGCATGTTTGGCCGCGGACCGTGCCTCGACGCGGCGGGAGCGGCGGGCACCGCGGGAGTCACCGTGAATCTGTACGACTCCAGCGGCAATCTCGCTGCGACGACCACAACGGATGCCCAGGGCAATTACAAGTTCACCGGGCTCTCTCTGGACACCTACATCGTGAAAGCGATGCTCACGGTCGGCGGCAAGGCCACGACCTTCTCGCGCTCTGTCGCGCTCACGCGAGGCATCGCAATCACCGGGATCGATCTCGGGCTGCAAATCGACCTGGGGGACCACGATTCGCGCGGCTATCCATTCGGAGGCGACGGGGGATTTGGTGGTTTTGGCAGGGGCGATGGCTGGTCGCATTGGTTTATGTGA
- a CDS encoding DUF2335 domain-containing protein, whose product MADDPRQNPYPESEPEGEIAGAESLKKQIRRRLTQDIIKKLPEELDNEQLAATIEELVSVEISSVFQGPLPPPWMLAEYEKACPGLSRKIIERADKEQDFRHEMIREQVSQDRWRRLMLGVPDTSHRLRRSLL is encoded by the coding sequence ATGGCCGACGACCCTCGACAGAATCCTTACCCAGAGAGCGAGCCCGAGGGTGAGATCGCCGGTGCTGAATCTCTGAAGAAGCAGATTCGCCGTAGGCTGACTCAGGACATCATAAAGAAGCTGCCTGAGGAGTTAGATAACGAGCAGCTTGCGGCCACGATCGAAGAACTCGTGTCGGTCGAGATTAGTTCAGTTTTTCAAGGCCCTCTTCCTCCGCCTTGGATGCTTGCGGAATACGAGAAAGCTTGCCCTGGCCTCTCCAGGAAGATAATTGAACGTGCTGACAAGGAACAAGACTTCCGCCATGAAATGATCCGCGAGCAAGTCTCTCAAGATCGTTGGAGAAGACTTATGCTGGGCGTTCCAGATACATCGCACAGATTGCGGCGCTCATTATTGTAA
- a CDS encoding DUF1328 domain-containing protein, protein MLRYALIFLVIALLASAFGMFGLSGVAMEAARILFFVFLVMLVISVIGGRRGTGI, encoded by the coding sequence ATGTTACGTTACGCCTTGATTTTTCTCGTGATCGCTTTGCTTGCCAGCGCCTTCGGCATGTTTGGCTTGTCGGGCGTGGCCATGGAGGCCGCCAGGATTCTCTTTTTCGTGTTCCTGGTCATGCTCGTGATTTCCGTAATCGGTGGACGCCGGGGCACGGGTATCTAG